One window of the Rhinoraja longicauda isolate Sanriku21f chromosome 2, sRhiLon1.1, whole genome shotgun sequence genome contains the following:
- the arl4aa gene encoding ADP-ribosylation factor-like 4aa, whose protein sequence is MGNGLSDQTPILSNFPSFQSLHIVILGLDCAGKTTVLYRLQFNEFVNTVPTKGFNSEKIKVTLGKSKPVTFHFWDVGGQEKLRPLWKSYTRCTDGIIFVVDSVDMERMEEAKTELHKITRISENQGVPVLLIANKQDLRNCLSLSEVEKLLALSELSSSTPWHLQPTCAIIGDGLKEGLEKLYEMIVKRRKMLKQQKKKR, encoded by the coding sequence ATGGGTAACGGACTTTCAGATCAAACTCCCATTTTATCAAACTTTCCATCTTTTCAGTCTCTGCACATCGTTATTCTGGGTTTAGATTGTGCTGGAAAGACCACTGTTTTGTACAGATTGCAGTTCAATGAATTTGTCAATACTGTTCCAACGAAAGGATTTAATTCTGAAAAAATCAAAGTGACTTTGGGTAAGTCCAAACCAGTGACCTTTCATTTTTGGGATGTAGGTGGACAGGAGAAACTGAGACCACTCTGGAAATCCTACACTCGCTGCACAGATGGCATCATCTTTGTGGTGGACTCTGTAGATATGGAAAGAATGGAAGAAGCCAAAACTGAATTGCATAAAATAACCAGGATCTCTGAGAACCAAGGAGTGCCTGTGCTTTTGATTGCCAACAAACAGGATCTCAGgaactgcctctctctctctgaagtgGAGAAACTGTTAGCGTTGAGTGAATTAAGTTCCTCAACCCCATGGCACCTACAACCAACCTGTGCTATTATAGGAGATGGGCTTAAGGAAGGACTAGAAAAACTTTATGAAATGATTGTCAAGAGGCGAAAGATGTTGAAACAACAGAAAAAGAAAAGATGA